The genome window AAATATAATGTTTGCGTAAAAGCAAATCGCCCCTATGTGTCTGACACAGGGGTCAAAtgcatccaccatagtttcacagCGAGTCCTCAGAAATTCGTTCATCGTGCAGCTCGACGACTCAACATGCcctcgatgtccgtctggcgtgtggtgcgtcgacatttacacatgaaaccaaTCAAATTCAGCTAGTGAAAACTCTTCGTGAAAATAGCAaataacaacgtgtggagttcagtAATTTCTTTCTTGGCAGGATGGAGGATAGCAGTGTtctacgcttagtgtttagtgacgaagcgACATTCAATTTAAATGGAAAGGGGAACCGCCatgatgtgagaatatggggtatggaGCAACCACATGAaactgtacaacatgagagggactctccaaaatttaatgtgttctgtgcagtttcacgggaaaaaggcgtatggtccatttttctttgccaggaacactgttacaggaagcacatatctcgatgtaCTTGAGAACTTTTTCTTCCTATGGTTGGAGACTTATTCGGACGCCTTCGTTTACTAACAGAACGGGACACAGCCACACTCGCatatggaagtgcgggaatttttaaatcgaaatattactgaacgatggattgggcgcactggaccaaatgattcagccttacattagtggctcgattcaaatggctctgagcactatgggacttaacatcagaggtcatcagtcccctagaacttagaactacttaaacctaactaacctaaggacatcacacacatacatacccgaggcaggattcgaacatgcgaccctagcagtcccgcggttccggactgaagcgcctagaaccgcacgcccaccgcggccgaCTACATtagtggcctccaagatcaccggatcagattgtatgtgattatttcttgtggatgctttataaaagacactgtttatgtgcctccattaccaacaacaatgaatgaagtgagacatcgcgtaacagcagctgtggaagctgtacctCAGGacacgctcgctgcagtgtgggaacaatttgaatacttcattgacatatgccgtgcaactcaaggggggcatattgaacacctatggaaaGGTATGAAAAAATCCTTTTGAGTTGCCTGTTCATCAAAAATCAAAACTCATTGcatgtgtttattagtttcagaaatattgttgttattgtggccttcagtcttgagactggtttgaagcagctctccatgctactctatcctgtgcaacgatcttcatctcccagtaactactgcaacctacatccttctgaatctgcttagtgtattcatctcttggtctccctctacgatttttaccctccacgctgcactccaatactaaatttgtgatcccttgatacctcagaacatgccctaccaaccgatcccttcttctagtcaagttgcgccacaaacttctcttctccccaatcctattcagtacctcctcattagtaatgtgatctacccatctaatcttcagcagtcttctgtagtaccagatttcaaaagcttctattctcttcttgtctaaactatttatcgtccacgtttcacttccatacatggctacactccatacaaatactttcagaaacgacttcctggcacttaaatctatactcgatgttaacaaatatctcttcttcagaaactctttccttgccactgccagtctacattttatatcctctctacttcgaccatcatcagttattttgctccccaaatagcaaaactcctttactactttaagtgtctcatttcctaatctatttctccCAGCATaaccccatttaattcgactacattccattatccacgttttgcttttgttgatcttatatcctcctttcaagacactatccattccgttcaactgtcttTGACAgtctctgtctctgacagaattacaatgtcatcggcgaaaatcaaagtttttatttcttcttcatggattttaatacctactccaaatttttcttttgtttccttcagtgcttgctcaatatatagtttgaataacatctgggagaggctacaaccctgtctcactcccttcccaaccactgcttccctttcgtgcccctcgacttttataactgccatctggtttctgtacaaataaaataacctttggctccctgtattttaccactgccaccatctgaatttgaaagagagtattccagtcaacattgtcaaaagctttctctaagtctacaaatgctagaaacgtaggtttgcctttccttaatctggcttctaagataagtcgtagggtcagtattgcctcacgtgttacaatatttctacggaatcaaaattgatcttccacgaggtcggtctctactagtttttccattcgtctgtaaagaattcgcgttagtattttgcagccgtgacttatcaaactggtagttcgataattttcgcatttgtcaacacatgatttctttgggattgtaattattatattattcttgaagtctgagttcagaaatatagacgtgccgtatcggatgattctttttgatacaccctgtatgtgcTCAGGAGATATATTGTTCGTTTTTTCGCTGATTTTCAACGCCTGTACTTGCTCTATGTGCTGCTTCTAACGCTGCTTTAATGATATTCTTGTATTCGTCGCTCTTTGAGGCTTTCATTCGTCTTTTGGGGTCCTATGCGTGTTAGTAGTGTGTGTTATATAACAATAAGCTTGTATCTCTTTCGGCGTATACTTTTTGACTTTCAACGTTTTTAAGAATATTACCTCTAATATACCGGACATTCTTACCTCCAGCTCATATAGCATTCTCCATTAAACATATTGAGTGCTTACCCAACATCTACGGCTTCGTACTGCTGACTCCATATGCTGTGGCTAACTCAACATTATTGTAACTGTAAGTTAGTAATAGCATATACCCCCTCATCTTATTCTTATCCTTCTTTTCCGTCTCCATCCATTATCCATAGTGTATGACAGCTCTTTCAGACTATCAGTTATTGGCTTAAACATTTCTGAGAGATGCTGATCTCACTGCACCTGTTCTAACTTTTACAGTTGTGTCTTCCATTGACTAGCCTTCGACACATCACTAACTTTACACGTCAACAACATGCTGCTTTATAACAATCCGTTTTTGGAATAGGGTTCAATGTATGTAAACTTCAAAACTACCGTCGATGATGGGAGTCAAGTGCTACTATGGCATAATCTGATGACATGAGACCGAAAAGGGCAGCCAGACATCCTATGGGCTGTGACTGTGGAAACATGAGTGTCCTCATTCAATATCAGATCAAGCACTCATTGCAGCTGCTCTGCTCGTTAATGGCATTGTTTAACAATTAGCGGCATCTGTTGCTGTGTATATAACAATAGTAGCAAAGGAGCTGAGGATAATGAAACATCCAAACATAATATTaataactgtaataataattaGAGATCGATTGATATAATACATTCTGATAGTCTTCTTCTCCGCAGTTGATCACTCCTGCTTCTACTGACAATGCTTCATCTTGGAAAGCAAATGATGTGTATACAAtcacattattataaaaaattgtCATGGGATAGGGAGCTGATTGCACATCATTGGTTGCAGAACAggaacattggggggggggggggggggggggaggtgttgggCTGGGTGCATCATGAAATTTGCAAGAGTGCAAGCAGGTTGGTAGGTCCCCTCTTGCCTCACCTCGTTGGCTTTGTCACGTTTCATGTGGCTGGATGTCATGATTCCTGGAATGGCCATGGAGATAAGAAAGTGCTGATGCTGCTGTCAGTGGCATAGTATGCGCACATTATTCACTGCAGTAATATGACACAGCAGATAGAAAAGTGCTGCCAGCGCTAAGTCAGCGTTTTTTGCCAGAAACGGCAGTGCCCTGCTGCTGACATCTGATGGTAGGCATGAGAAGAATATGTGCATTTAAATATGGTGTATGCGAAAAATTGACTGGCGAAAGTTGTAACGAAGTGCTACAAAGGTAATTGGGAATACCTATGAGAAAAAAGCACACATTAATGGGAATTTATGAATACTTTACTGGCAGGAGAGAAACAATAGATTGAAAATTTACAGTAAGGGAAAGTTAATAAATAcgcaaaagaaactgcaaataatATTGAGAAACTATAGGAAGAAGAGATGAGAAACTAGTACAGACAGAAAGCGATGCAAAGCGTCGTCAGACCTTTTGAGAAACAAACGCGTTTCAAGTACCATTTGTTTACAGTAGCCTTTATTTCTATAGGCTCATATTACAAAGTTGGCGAGTATTTGCAACGACTAGCTCTGTTCATTATCATATAAGCTGTTAAGGAAAAGTAATCGATAACTGCCGCTACATTGACGTTACCTCTTTAGATGATTAAGGCTCcctatttgaaaaattaaaagcGACTTGCCAGTTCGTTTTCAAGACACATGTTCTCCATGATGAATGAACGTAGGTCAACAACAACACAGAAACGCTCTAAAGATTCGATCATGTCTCCCGATTATGCCAAACAAAGAGCAGCCAAGTTCTCAGCATAAAAGCAAGAGTCAACAGCCACTAGTAGTTCCGTTAGCTTAATGAATTCCTTAAAAAAAGCCGCGTTTGCGGGTTGTGGTAAGATAACAGGAAGCATGGACGCATGTATATGGAAGGAATGAAATTGACGGAGCTTAATGTACAATTCACTTAGTGAAAAGAGGACAATCTGGTGTTAGCAAATTAAGCTACATAAATGAATAGACATGGTGTGCTTGTAGAAGGACTATATTAATGACACTATCACCACCAAATATGAGTCACCTCTAACAGCACTCTGGTGCATAGGTACGGTTTGCTGAAGCGAAAATGTCTTAGTAAAAGAGTGACTGCAGTTAACTGGTCTAGGTTTTAACATTGGTCACTTGttggtactgtgtgtgtgtgtgtgtagagattgAACAAATTTATGATAAAAAAAAGCAGCGGAAATGCAGATATCATACCACAAGCCTATGGTAAATTTCTGTTTCGTATTGCTACCAGTATACAAACTGTGGCTAGTATTAGGATTAGCTCCTGTGGAAAAAGACACAATTTCACCGATACACTGCAAGAAAATTCATAGTGTGTTATGGAGGAGAGTACGGCATCCTTCTGGTTCCTGGTTGTGCACTGCTGTGCTGTTGTCAGTATTAGATTGGTATGAAAATTTTGGAATTCATGTTAGTTTACCTTCCATACCATTAATCATTTACTTCATCATGCTAATTATAGGAGAAGGGAAGCTGATTTTGATTTTTTGGATATGCACTATAACTAGGCTTGAACACGTACGTTCCTTTATTGAAGAGCTCAAGTTTGTAGACGACCACATTCCTGTAAAGGGGACAATTCATAGTAAATTCATATGTTGCTTTCTGATCGTCATTAACGTTACACTGACGAGTGGCGCTGCACTGAGTCTGTATCAAAACTCCATAATTGTGTCTTTACACATTATGTTCCGATTGTTTGTAGACTCAGTTGTAGTTCTTCAATTCGTGTTTCTGGTTCTGGAGCTTTGGGCGAGGCTGAGGAGTCTCAACACATGTCTGTTGGAGGAGATGTCTCATCCTCGTCCTCCACTGCTGCAAGTAGCGCCGCAGTCGGCTACTTCGTCAGTGAGGCTGAGTCATCTGCGAGAGGCGTTCTTGGCCTTGATCCGTGCTGCCGAGAAGTTGGAGGAACACTTTCAGCTGTCATTGGCTGCTGACATCACACATGCCGTTTTTGGTGCAATCTGCAGCTCATACGAAGTATTTATCGCCATCGAGAAACCACATATTACTCGTTTACTACCGTACAGCAAATCACTGAGAACGTCGATGTTATGGCTCGCCTACCATTGTTTCAAGGTAATATGTCTGGCACTGTCCTGTGGGGCAGCTAAGGACGAGGCGAGACGTACCGGTGTGATCCTGCGGAGACTACCAGTGCTGCCACCTTGCCTCTCTGGCGAAGTGGACGCCTTCCTCCGTGTGACGTCGCAGGAAGCACAACTGAATTTCACAGCTGCAGGATTCATCGAAATCGACCGCCGCTTTCTGGTTTCAGCACTTGCCGTCGTCATTACGTACCTCGTCGTCATTGGTCAATCTGTGACTGACTGGTGAAAACGTCCTGCGATATTCTGTCTCTTTGAGTTTAATGAAATTTTGATCGCCAAGAAGAACGAGTGATCCGCATTGAGCAACGCTGAGTAGTAGGCTGTATCGCTGCTGCCAGCGCTCTCACATGTGGGGAAGGAAATgacgacaaaaacaaaaatatttaacgtGGATAGCTGCCAGCTGGCTGTGGTGGTTCACGGCGCTATTCCACAAGAAATATGTACTTTTTATTCATAGTTATTTGCTACCCACTTTGTCATAGATACTTTTTACCTTGTAGGTGTACTCCCAGAACGGGGTGACACTGCAATTAAAGCACTGGAAAAGTAGAGTTCAAATTTCTGTGTAGCCGCCATATTTAGGTTTTATGTGGTTCTTTTCAAATCTATGAAGATGAATGGTGGTTTTCTTTCtctgatatgaacacaacttattTCCTATCCCATCTTCTTCCATTTTGAGACTGTGAAGAATCTCTAGTGACGTTGTTAATTATACATTAACCTGtaaaactttttctttctttgaaagtgtAGTGGGTATTATTTTATCCATTGAAGATTTCGTAGGGCTGTCTGTTTTTGCTAAACTGGGTACCTGCTTCATAGCCTCCTATCCAGTTCACTTACGTTCTGTACTTCTGGGTGTAATTCACATTAGTCCATAGCTTAATGATCACGCTACTCATAAAAATCAATACCAGTGGAGAGAATACAAAGATATTAAAATAACTTTTACTCTGAAAGAGTACACACAATAAGGTCACTTGAGTATTTGCTGTGGTAGCACTGAAATGAATTGCAAAACGTGCTTAAACTGAATATCAAAATGCGCTTAAACTGTTCAGTTTGTATGGGTTTTCTGGTTCGGCAATGACTGCTTGGTGAACGAGAGAAATATAACACACATGAGATGCTGAAACATTCGAGAATATTAACTCGAGCGAGATAGTGATGCTATGATGCAGATGTGTCCTTAGCGTTACCTGAGTTGTACCATAGATGACTCTGAGGTTTGGTTACAGTCGTATTTTGCTATCACCTTACTATTTATTTGTTGGATtatcacaacaaaatattttctcattataaATTGGCAGCTGCCACTGAATTTATGAGGCCTGTCCACTCAGATTCACTAATATAACATGCTGTCTACTTTGTTGGTCCGTTTGGCCCAGAACTTCCCGTATATATCGCTTGAAGACATGTTAACTCCTTGACTGAGGTCGAAAAATTGACGTCTTGGTGATAATCAATAACTTTTTAGTGGAACTATGCAacggattcaaaaaaaaaaaaaaaaaaacaacggagaATAGGTCTATAGCTATCTTCATCTGTTTAGTCTTGAGCATCCTTCGCTTAACTGTAAAATATACAGGGCGAAGATAAACTCGTCCACTCGGGCGTCGCTGAGCGATTCCTTTTCATACTAGCAATAGAAACATGCCTCTCATAAATTTTCGGCCTGCGCATATTTTGGGCAGTACATGCACGTTAAAGATTGGCAGTCacgcaacactgtaaccacatgtgcggtaactacctctgtcagcatatAGAAGTGTTCCTGTGCAGTTGCTGCAGGTGTGTGATACCGTTTTGGGTTAGCATACAGGAGGTCAAGGGCTCGATTCTGGGTCGAGGTATATTAGTTTTTACATTTCGTTATGGGCTTGCGTCACCAGTAGGGCTACAAACGTGCTTTGCTAATCATTTCCAAACATATACTATGTAAATGTCGGATAAATGTGGTTTAAGAAAGGTGTATGCTACAGTATTATATGGCAGTATGAAACTTGCGCATAAAAACAAGCCTTGTCATCCTGCGCGTCAAACCAAAACTCTACCCACTGAGCCAACTTCGCAGCACTAATCATTTTGCTGCCAAAAGTAGTTACTGTATATGTGATTACTGTGTTGTCAgattgccaaacttcaacaatcatttactgccggaaatacgcGCAGGATGAAATTATATGAGTCGTGCTGCGAAATCCGAGTGTGGAAATTTTTCTTCAAACAGCATATGCAAATTTTCACACTCATTAATTCCTGAAGTTTATTAGTACTCTTTAGCCTGAAGTGTTCATTTTCTTTAGTTGAACTAATTCTAATATTTTGTCACCGTGGCTGGAGGGTATGTCTTCGCAACTGCTCAAAAATATTCATATCAATCTAACAATCCTTATCCAAAATAGTCTTCGGACACATTGATAAATGGAAACACCATATGTGCTCTTCACACAAGGTGTTGTTGAaatcattcaaaataataaaagggtCTGGCCTTTTGGCATTATATGTGAAGCGATCTTCTGGAAACTAATTGTACCACTACTGTGCAGTTAAATAAACGAAAACTGATAATGCATCTTGTGCTGCAATGGATATATTGCCTATCTTACAAGTAATCCTAAGATAGTGATTCTTATCCTCATAATCTGTTTTAGTAGTGTGGATCATTTACATTCATAATGCTCTTGAGCAGTACTAGTGCACTATGGAACTTTGTAAGCCCTCCAGACTGTAATTTCCCAGGCTAATGTTCATTATGTCAGATGCCATTCTAGTCAATTACTATTGCTAGTGACATTGCTGGGTGTTTAATTAATGTCTCAACAAAGCTATACCTTTTACACTGATTTATCCTTTCATCACAAGTATGTTTAATTGAACTTAAGAATTAACTGAACAATTTTCTGTGCAATATACAACATGGTAATCTTATTTGAATAAAATCCGTTAATCATCAGAACAGGGAATAATTTGAAGATTAGTGTCTCAAAATTCAAATATataattatgtgaaatgtatttgggaTTAAATTATTGTATTAAATTGTGATTCATTCCCATGTCCAGTTTACTGTCTTAATAGTACTGCTTTACACCAAAACGATATGTCTATGCAAAGTACAGTCTGCTATCTATGTTATTCATTGTTAAAACGTTCTATGCATCAGAATACTTTGATCCTTTTACGGGTCAGTAATTGTAATACAGCTTTGTCAAAAAAGTGAggcaatttaaaataaaaacacttctaacaataatattaaaacttttatttaaatttgAGGAAACATATCTTGTTACTATCTATAACCGTGGGCCACTTTCTTTATAcacgatttttaaaattttctttagtttttcgaATTATCCCACTTATTGATTTGATTTTCCCATATGTGTGTTAGTGTTTGTTTCAAAGTAATAAAAGGAAAAACTGTTTAAATGGTATTACACATACATGCCTTCAACTACAACAGTGAAATATTTGTATAGTTtgagaatattgaaataaattGCCTTATTCTAGACATCTGAGAAACAGACTGTACGATATTTCTGTTGTTATATTTGTTGTACGAGTGGACTTGCATAAGTCTACATATCAAATTCTATAAAAGTTAACTGCGATTTGATAAAATTTATAGTTGTACATTTGACTTGTTTCATGCATAATATACTATGTAATGTACAGGTGTGAGGAGAGAAGGAGGTTGTGCCATCCCACTTAAATTTACAATGTACAGAAGCTCGAGCGGTCAGAACTTATCAGGTGTGCGTACAGAGGTGATATTAAATGATAAAACAGGAAGTGAAGTCAAATAATGCGAATATATTTAAGTGTACAGCATACATTGCGAGTGCCTAGGATAAAGAGTTATCAGGTGTAGGCCAGTCTAAGATTTCGAACAAACTAAATAAAGTGAGCAACGGGAGGGGAGGTCGTTCATCTTAAGTTCTGTTAGGGGATGGCTAAGGGGTGCAAAGCTCCGTCTCGCAAGAAAGATGTCTCTTCTGATCGAGGTCTGGATGACTAGAcagagaggcaactgtgttctgcTCTGCAGAACCCTCCGGAGTTCATACACAAGGGCTGCCCCCCGCGCAAGCTGTTGGCTAAACTGATGGCGTGAATTTGCTGTTTGAAATTTCAGCAGAGTGCTCTTGTCAGCATCACTGACGGGACAGGACTGACTCGGTTCTGAGAG of Schistocerca serialis cubense isolate TAMUIC-IGC-003099 chromosome 2, iqSchSeri2.2, whole genome shotgun sequence contains these proteins:
- the LOC126456000 gene encoding gustatory and pheromone receptor 32a-like, with the translated sequence MSHPRPPLLQVAPQSATSSVRLSHLREAFLALIRAAEKLEEHFQLSLAADITHAVFGAICSSYEVFIAIEKPHITRLLPYSKSLRTSMLWLAYHCFKVICLALSCGAAKDEARRTGVILRRLPVLPPCLSGEVDAFLRVTSQEAQLNFTAAGFIEIDRRFLVSALAVVITYLVVIGQSVTDW